In one Corallococcus sp. EGB genomic region, the following are encoded:
- a CDS encoding LysR family transcriptional regulator: protein MDISWDDARLFLAIAETGSFSGAARRLRIGQPTVSRRLAALEYTVGAALFRRSVDGAALTAAGERLLVPAKKMAEWAGELHRAAESSDSSPRGIVRVTATPFMSFDFVAPFAAFVAQKNPGLRLEVQSQIQYQDLARGEADLALRGRPPTSADLKLVDTLEVPNAVFVSKALKARLPKKVTLQQLPWVAWAPPFEAVPPNPQLESMIPGFAPAFTADSYLVMLAAAEAGLGAMVLARMAHRFTRPTQLVPLELDLGPFSRSQTHLVCARSALDIPRVRRVSELLLEEFQRIRVGR, encoded by the coding sequence ATGGATATCTCCTGGGACGACGCCCGGCTGTTCCTCGCCATCGCGGAGACGGGCAGCTTCAGCGGGGCCGCGCGGCGGCTGCGCATCGGACAACCCACGGTGAGCCGGCGGCTCGCCGCGCTCGAATACACGGTGGGCGCGGCGCTGTTCCGCCGGAGCGTGGATGGCGCGGCGCTCACGGCGGCGGGAGAGCGGCTGCTCGTGCCCGCGAAGAAGATGGCGGAGTGGGCCGGGGAGCTGCACCGCGCGGCGGAGTCCTCGGACAGCTCCCCCCGGGGCATCGTGCGCGTGACGGCCACGCCCTTCATGAGCTTCGACTTCGTGGCCCCCTTCGCCGCCTTCGTCGCGCAGAAGAACCCGGGCCTGCGCCTGGAGGTGCAGTCCCAGATCCAGTACCAGGACCTGGCGCGCGGCGAGGCGGACCTCGCGCTGCGCGGGCGGCCTCCCACGAGCGCGGACCTGAAGCTCGTGGACACGCTGGAGGTCCCGAACGCCGTCTTCGTCTCCAAGGCCTTGAAGGCCCGGCTGCCCAAGAAGGTGACGCTCCAGCAGCTGCCCTGGGTCGCCTGGGCGCCGCCATTCGAGGCCGTCCCGCCCAACCCCCAGCTGGAGTCGATGATCCCCGGCTTCGCCCCGGCCTTCACGGCGGACAGCTACCTGGTGATGCTCGCGGCGGCGGAGGCCGGCCTGGGCGCGATGGTGCTCGCTCGCATGGCGCACCGCTTCACGCGCCCCACGCAGCTGGTGCCGCTGGAGCTGGACCTGGGGCCCTTCTCCCGCAGCCAGACGCACCTGGTGTGCGCGAGGTCCGCGCTGGACATCCCCCGCGTGAGACGTGTGTCGGAGCTGCTTCTTGAGGAGTTCCAACGGATTCGCGTGGGTCGATGA
- a CDS encoding MBL fold metallo-hydrolase, whose product MKSTLFALCLSVVGFTTGCATSSHAVQQSALGVTRPAEALLAELDVPGPVELETVTSCDWSVDRSGLINLDHPTAKAAHLEDGDEPIQVFFHALRHPTRGLYIVDTGVETALRDAPDRAALGGIVTSAMHMEKMKVLAPLGEWLAKQPQPLSGVFLTHLHPDHISGMADAPAGTPVYTGPGEAGSRAFVNLAVQGATDRALAGKPALSEWNYTADAKGLFDGAVDIFGDGSVWALWVPGHTPGSTAYLVRSTKGPVLLLGDASHTRWGWEHDVEPGTFTQDASRGVESFKKLRAFVAAHPEVEVRFGHQH is encoded by the coding sequence ATGAAGTCCACCCTGTTCGCGCTCTGCCTCTCCGTCGTGGGGTTCACCACCGGCTGCGCCACGTCGTCCCATGCCGTCCAGCAGTCCGCGCTCGGGGTGACGCGGCCGGCGGAGGCGCTGCTCGCGGAGCTGGACGTGCCGGGGCCGGTGGAGCTGGAGACCGTGACGTCGTGCGACTGGTCCGTGGACCGGAGCGGCCTCATCAACCTGGACCACCCGACGGCGAAGGCGGCGCACCTGGAGGACGGCGACGAGCCCATCCAGGTCTTCTTCCACGCGCTGCGCCACCCGACGCGGGGGCTGTACATCGTGGACACCGGGGTGGAGACGGCGCTGCGGGACGCGCCGGACCGCGCGGCGCTGGGCGGCATCGTCACGAGCGCGATGCACATGGAGAAGATGAAGGTGCTGGCGCCGCTGGGCGAGTGGCTGGCGAAGCAGCCCCAGCCGCTGTCCGGCGTCTTCCTCACGCACCTGCACCCGGACCACATCAGCGGCATGGCGGACGCGCCGGCGGGGACGCCCGTCTACACCGGCCCGGGCGAGGCGGGCAGCCGCGCCTTCGTGAACCTGGCGGTGCAGGGCGCCACGGACCGCGCGCTGGCGGGCAAGCCGGCGCTGTCCGAGTGGAACTACACGGCCGACGCGAAGGGCCTCTTCGACGGCGCGGTGGACATCTTCGGGGACGGCTCCGTGTGGGCGCTCTGGGTGCCGGGGCACACGCCGGGCAGCACCGCGTACCTCGTGCGCTCCACGAAGGGGCCGGTGCTGCTGTTGGGGGACGCCAGCCACACGCGCTGGGGCTGGGAGCACGACGTGGAGCCGGGCACCTTCACGCAGGACGCGTCTCGGGGCGTGGAGAGCTTCAAGAAGCTGCGCGCATTCGTCGCGGCGCACCCGGAGGTGGAGGTGCGCTTCGGCCACCAGCACTGA
- a CDS encoding GlxA family transcriptional regulator, translating into MHTVAIVALDGVVPFDLAIPTEVFGRVRLPDGRAGYEVRVCGVTPEIHAGAFRVKTRYGLGALARADTLLLPGTTDVSSPVPPRLVRALRAASRRGARIASICSGAFILAETGLLDGLRATTHWLAAEELARRHPRIQVDPNVLYVDNGQLLTSAGAAAGMDLCLHLVRRDYGAAVAADAARLSVMPLERDGGQSQFITHAPPAPEGASLEPLLRWMEDHLHRPLTLPALARKAAMSERTLSRRFREQTGTTPLQWLLRARVRRAQHLLETTGQSVEAVAEEVGFGSTTTFREHFQRFVTTSPLAYRRAFRRGPDGLSAGGRSAPPPPGAPRRMRAAS; encoded by the coding sequence ATGCACACCGTGGCCATCGTCGCGCTGGATGGAGTGGTGCCCTTCGACCTCGCGATCCCCACCGAGGTCTTCGGCCGCGTGCGGCTGCCCGACGGGCGCGCGGGCTACGAGGTCCGCGTCTGCGGTGTGACACCCGAGATCCACGCGGGCGCGTTCCGGGTAAAGACCCGGTACGGCCTGGGCGCGCTGGCCCGCGCGGACACCCTCCTCCTGCCGGGCACCACGGACGTCTCCTCGCCCGTCCCGCCCCGGCTGGTGCGGGCGCTCCGCGCGGCGTCACGCAGGGGCGCGCGCATCGCTTCCATCTGCTCCGGGGCCTTCATCCTGGCCGAGACCGGGCTGCTCGATGGGCTGCGCGCCACCACCCACTGGCTGGCCGCGGAGGAGCTGGCCCGGCGACATCCCCGCATCCAGGTGGATCCCAACGTCCTCTACGTCGACAACGGCCAGCTGCTCACCTCCGCGGGTGCGGCGGCGGGAATGGACCTGTGCCTGCACCTGGTGCGGCGGGATTACGGCGCCGCGGTGGCGGCGGACGCGGCGCGGCTGTCGGTGATGCCGCTGGAGCGCGACGGCGGCCAGTCCCAGTTCATCACCCATGCACCGCCCGCACCGGAGGGGGCGTCGCTGGAGCCGCTGCTGCGCTGGATGGAGGACCACCTGCACCGCCCGCTCACGCTCCCGGCCCTCGCCCGGAAGGCGGCGATGAGCGAGCGCACCCTGAGCCGCCGCTTCCGGGAACAGACCGGCACCACGCCGCTCCAGTGGCTCCTGCGCGCCCGCGTGCGCCGCGCGCAGCACCTGCTCGAGACCACCGGCCAGTCCGTGGAGGCCGTCGCGGAGGAGGTGGGCTTCGGCTCCACCACCACCTTCCGCGAACACTTCCAGCGCTTCGTCACCACCAGCCCCCTCGCCTACCGCCGCGCGTTCCGGCGCGGCCCGGACGGCCTCAGTGCTGGTGGCCGAAGCGCACCTCCACCTCCGGGTGCGCCGCGACGAATGCGCGCAGCTTCTTGA
- a CDS encoding DUF3817 domain-containing protein, producing the protein MSALRQLRWVAFLEGLSFLGLLFIAMPVKYLLGQPLAVRITGSVHGLLFLLFVSSLFRAASEHGWPVRRSLAAFGASLVPFGTFVLDRALRREEQRAADGDVRP; encoded by the coding sequence ATGAGCGCGTTGCGGCAACTGCGGTGGGTGGCCTTCCTGGAGGGGCTGTCCTTCCTGGGGCTGCTCTTCATCGCGATGCCGGTGAAGTACCTGCTGGGGCAGCCCCTGGCGGTGCGAATCACCGGCAGCGTCCACGGGCTCCTGTTCCTGCTCTTCGTGTCGTCACTGTTTCGCGCGGCCTCCGAGCACGGCTGGCCAGTGCGCCGTTCGCTCGCGGCGTTCGGAGCGTCGCTGGTGCCCTTCGGGACCTTCGTGCTGGACCGCGCGCTGCGGCGGGAGGAGCAGCGCGCGGCGGATGGAGACGTCCGGCCGTAG
- a CDS encoding MarR family winged helix-turn-helix transcriptional regulator — MSRIDPARIWSLNYNLLMSVIADVSPDIAELGLDTKELFVLAQVEEHPYPAELAATLSMPKPTITVYVKRLEVAGFLRRELDTEDLRRHRLQVTPAGRKVTARGLAMLSEAFSARLGRLSAAEQAQLQHLLEKMR, encoded by the coding sequence ATGTCGAGAATCGACCCGGCGAGAATCTGGTCGCTGAACTACAACCTGCTGATGTCGGTCATCGCGGACGTGTCGCCCGACATCGCCGAGCTGGGGCTGGACACGAAGGAGCTGTTCGTGCTGGCGCAGGTGGAGGAGCACCCCTACCCGGCCGAGCTGGCGGCGACGCTGAGCATGCCGAAGCCGACCATCACGGTGTACGTGAAGCGGCTGGAGGTGGCGGGCTTCCTGCGCCGGGAGCTCGACACCGAGGACCTGCGCCGGCACCGGCTGCAGGTCACCCCGGCGGGGCGGAAGGTGACGGCGCGGGGCCTGGCGATGCTGTCGGAGGCGTTCAGCGCGAGGCTCGGTCGCCTGAGTGCAGCGGAGCAGGCGCAGCTCCAGCACCTGCTGGAGAAGATGCGCTGA
- a CDS encoding aldo/keto reductase, producing the protein MPLDHYVTLGRSGLRVSPLCLGAMTFGEDLGWGTSVEESERIIDRYLELGGNFIDTANFYTKSHSEKIIGDHVGRHAARRDRLVIATKFSGNLYPGDPNGGGSGRKSIIAACENSLRRLQTDYIDLYWLHNWDVHTPIDETMAALEDLVRAGKVRYLGVSDTPAWKIVEANVTARFRGWSAFIGLQIEYSLLERSVEQELVPMALEHGLGITPWSPLKSGALSGKYTRKNAGQLKADRGAFIEPFLNEKTYTVVDALEQIARAHESTPARVALAWVMAKPGVGSTIIGARRISQLEDNLKAADVKLTAAELGRLDELTKPTFGFPQNMQPVFPAIHNGGTTVNGTFAPASPFGVQKGDKIY; encoded by the coding sequence ATGCCTCTCGACCACTATGTGACGCTCGGCCGCTCAGGCCTCCGCGTGAGCCCGCTGTGCCTTGGCGCGATGACGTTTGGCGAAGACCTCGGCTGGGGCACCAGCGTGGAGGAGTCCGAGCGCATCATCGACCGGTATCTCGAACTGGGCGGCAACTTCATCGACACCGCCAACTTCTACACGAAGAGCCACTCCGAGAAGATCATCGGCGACCACGTGGGGCGGCACGCGGCCCGGCGCGACCGCCTGGTCATCGCCACCAAGTTCAGCGGGAACCTCTATCCTGGCGACCCGAACGGGGGCGGCTCCGGCCGCAAGTCCATCATCGCTGCGTGCGAGAACTCGCTCCGCCGCCTGCAAACCGACTACATCGACCTGTACTGGCTCCATAACTGGGACGTGCATACGCCCATCGACGAGACGATGGCCGCGCTCGAGGACCTCGTCCGGGCCGGCAAGGTCCGCTACCTCGGCGTCTCCGACACGCCGGCGTGGAAGATCGTCGAGGCCAACGTCACCGCGCGCTTCCGCGGCTGGTCGGCGTTCATCGGGTTGCAGATCGAGTACTCGCTGCTGGAGCGCAGCGTGGAGCAGGAGCTGGTCCCCATGGCCCTGGAGCACGGGCTGGGCATCACCCCCTGGTCCCCGCTCAAGAGCGGCGCGCTCAGCGGCAAGTACACCCGCAAGAACGCCGGGCAGCTGAAGGCAGACCGGGGCGCCTTCATCGAGCCCTTCCTGAACGAGAAGACCTACACCGTCGTCGACGCGCTGGAGCAGATTGCCCGCGCGCACGAGAGCACCCCGGCGCGCGTGGCGCTGGCCTGGGTCATGGCGAAGCCGGGCGTCGGCTCGACCATCATCGGCGCGCGGCGGATTTCCCAGCTCGAGGACAACCTCAAGGCCGCCGACGTGAAGCTCACGGCCGCGGAGCTGGGCCGCCTGGACGAGCTCACGAAGCCCACCTTCGGGTTCCCGCAGAACATGCAGCCCGTCTTCCCCGCCATCCACAACGGTGGGACGACGGTGAACGGCACCTTCGCGCCGGCGTCCCCCTTCGGAGTGCAGAAGGGCGACAAGATCTACTGA
- a CDS encoding LysR family transcriptional regulator — MTLIQEPLAGLGAFVRTLETGSFSAAARALGVSPSAVSKSVARLEGRLGALLLQRGTRRLQPTPEGLSLFERGQRIVSELDAAQDELRESKGPRGPLHVTAPMDLGRHWLVPRLPAFLAAYPLIQCALGLTDRFIDLLEERVDVGLRMGESSDTRLVRRRLGESRAVICASPTYLRRHGTPRKVTDLQRHACLAYLRDGQRVPWRLDGQPVDVPGPFASDNNEALLALALAGGGIARIPEFVATQALASGRLRAVLGEVHPPGPDVFVVYPERRHLSPRVRVFVDFVAEAFAREQARGGPAKGPGTRPRPRK; from the coding sequence ATGACCCTCATCCAGGAGCCGCTCGCCGGGCTGGGCGCCTTCGTGCGCACGCTCGAGACGGGCAGCTTCAGCGCGGCGGCCCGGGCGCTCGGCGTGTCCCCTTCCGCGGTCAGCAAGTCGGTGGCCCGCCTGGAGGGCCGGCTGGGCGCACTGCTCCTCCAGCGCGGCACGCGGCGGCTCCAGCCGACACCGGAGGGGCTGTCTCTCTTTGAGCGAGGCCAACGCATCGTCTCGGAGCTCGACGCGGCCCAGGACGAGCTGCGCGAGTCGAAGGGCCCCCGCGGCCCGCTCCACGTCACCGCGCCCATGGACCTGGGCCGTCACTGGCTGGTGCCGCGGCTGCCGGCGTTCCTCGCCGCGTATCCCCTGATTCAGTGCGCGCTGGGGCTCACGGACCGCTTCATCGACCTGTTGGAGGAGCGCGTGGACGTGGGGCTGCGCATGGGGGAGAGCTCGGACACGCGGCTCGTGCGCCGGCGGCTGGGAGAATCGCGCGCCGTCATCTGCGCCTCGCCCACGTACCTGCGCCGGCACGGCACGCCCCGGAAGGTCACGGACCTCCAGCGACACGCGTGCCTGGCCTACCTGCGCGACGGCCAGCGCGTCCCATGGCGGCTGGATGGCCAGCCGGTGGACGTGCCCGGCCCCTTCGCGTCCGACAACAACGAAGCGCTGCTCGCGCTGGCGCTGGCGGGCGGGGGCATCGCGCGCATCCCGGAGTTCGTCGCCACCCAGGCGCTGGCCTCCGGGCGGCTGCGCGCCGTGCTCGGCGAGGTGCACCCGCCGGGACCGGACGTGTTCGTCGTCTATCCGGAGCGCCGCCACCTGTCGCCCCGCGTCCGCGTGTTCGTGGACTTCGTGGCGGAGGCGTTCGCGCGCGAGCAGGCGCGGGGTGGTCCCGCGAAGGGGCCGGGCACGAGGCCGCGGCCCCGGAAGTGA
- a CDS encoding TetR/AcrR family transcriptional regulator: MGITERKERQRAELREHILKVARDMVIKEGFSALSMRKLADAVEYAPATLYLHFENRDAIARELCVRGFQELLSVLEPAAAVEEPVERLSRLAQAYLSFGLKHPETYRLIFMEDPRLSADLFQDKQGGEGPRAFALLVRAFDDLKAAGRAPEATDSEQLAEVFWAGLHGILSLKLTCSGFQGAPAEALARTLVATLVHAPKPARRSR, translated from the coding sequence ATGGGCATCACGGAGCGCAAGGAGCGTCAGCGCGCGGAGCTGCGGGAGCACATCCTCAAGGTGGCGCGCGACATGGTGATCAAGGAGGGGTTCAGCGCCCTCTCCATGCGCAAGCTGGCGGACGCGGTGGAGTACGCGCCCGCGACGCTCTACCTGCACTTCGAGAACCGCGACGCCATCGCGCGGGAGCTGTGCGTGCGCGGCTTCCAGGAGCTGCTCTCGGTGCTGGAGCCGGCGGCCGCCGTGGAGGAGCCCGTGGAGCGGCTGTCGCGCCTGGCCCAGGCGTACCTGTCCTTTGGCCTGAAGCACCCGGAGACCTACCGGCTCATCTTCATGGAGGACCCCAGGCTGTCCGCGGACCTCTTCCAGGACAAGCAGGGGGGCGAGGGCCCGCGGGCGTTCGCGCTCCTGGTGCGGGCCTTCGATGACCTGAAGGCCGCCGGACGGGCCCCGGAGGCCACTGACTCCGAGCAGCTGGCGGAGGTCTTCTGGGCGGGGCTGCACGGCATCCTCAGCCTCAAGCTCACCTGCTCCGGGTTCCAGGGCGCGCCGGCGGAGGCCCTGGCGAGGACGCTCGTCGCCACGCTGGTGCACGCTCCGAAGCCCGCGCGGCGCTCCCGGTAA